A genomic segment from Bradyrhizobium diazoefficiens USDA 110 encodes:
- a CDS encoding outer membrane protein encodes MKKVLAAAAGTLALALAAPASAADLAARPYTKAPAPMVAAIYDWSGFYIGINGGGGSAHSCWDFVTPVTGTLVGEGCHNATGGTIGGQVGYRWQSASWVFGLEGQGNWADFSGDNISLLFPGSALVTGDRNRSRIDSFGLITGQVGYAWNSVLLYVKGGAAVVGDKFDIYAAPGTPGAGTLLASGRDTRWGATVGAGLEFGFAPNWSVGVEYDHIFLGHQTRDLTVPGTGLLFQTNRISQDVDMGLVRLNYRFGGPLVARY; translated from the coding sequence ATGAAGAAGGTTCTTGCGGCTGCGGCCGGAACATTGGCTCTCGCTCTGGCGGCTCCCGCCAGTGCGGCGGATCTGGCCGCCCGGCCGTACACCAAGGCCCCGGCGCCGATGGTCGCCGCCATCTACGACTGGAGCGGCTTCTACATTGGTATCAACGGTGGCGGCGGCTCCGCGCACAGCTGCTGGGACTTTGTCACGCCAGTTACCGGCACCCTCGTCGGTGAAGGCTGTCACAACGCGACTGGCGGCACGATCGGTGGTCAGGTCGGCTATCGCTGGCAGTCAGCAAGTTGGGTGTTCGGTCTTGAAGGCCAGGGCAACTGGGCCGACTTCTCCGGCGACAACATCAGCCTCCTGTTCCCGGGTAGCGCTCTGGTCACGGGCGACCGCAATCGGTCACGGATCGATTCCTTCGGTCTCATCACGGGTCAGGTGGGCTACGCCTGGAACAGCGTTCTGCTCTACGTGAAGGGTGGCGCGGCTGTGGTCGGCGATAAGTTTGACATCTACGCTGCTCCCGGCACTCCCGGTGCTGGCACATTGCTAGCCTCAGGTCGCGACACGCGCTGGGGGGCCACAGTTGGCGCCGGCCTTGAGTTTGGCTTTGCGCCGAACTGGTCGGTCGGTGTTGAGTACGATCACATCTTCCTCGGCCATCAGACGAGAGACCTCACGGTCCCTGGGACCGGGTTGTTATTTCAGACTAATCGCATCAGCCAAGATGTCGATATGGGTCTCGTGCGCCTGAACTATCGGTTCGGCGGCCCTCTCGTCGCGAGGTACTGA
- a CDS encoding addiction module antidote protein has product MTKTYRPVTPSQLADELNQAFASAEPHTISRAIGQALKDFNISEISKKAELQRTSIYRAFGNEQLPNFSTVLGVLTAMGLQLKVAPKRGGHASF; this is encoded by the coding sequence GTGACGAAGACCTACCGACCAGTCACACCTTCGCAGCTCGCCGATGAGCTGAACCAAGCATTCGCCTCGGCCGAACCTCACACAATCTCCAGGGCGATCGGACAGGCCCTCAAAGATTTCAACATTTCAGAAATCTCGAAAAAGGCCGAGCTGCAGCGTACGAGCATTTATCGTGCTTTCGGCAACGAACAGCTTCCGAATTTTTCTACCGTCCTGGGGGTACTCACGGCTATGGGCTTGCAGCTGAAGGTAGCCCCCAAACGCGGCGGGCATGCGAGCTTCTGA
- a CDS encoding phasin family protein: MSKRKPATAPKRARNPKMAARAQRNKQAIVRSPKENLLHSAAAVSVEPPPELHDDPKHEVSIIEPRVDTLPGDLSQRMTDSDPTKGFALATANIQAYQAKLLEIAGANAQFAFEFGLRLATIRSPTEFFGVITEFTSRRVDMFAQHSKELAAYPFWRIKPPRELTALPGR, encoded by the coding sequence ATGAGCAAACGCAAACCGGCGACAGCGCCAAAGCGCGCCCGCAATCCGAAAATGGCCGCGCGGGCCCAACGGAACAAGCAGGCCATTGTTAGAAGCCCGAAAGAGAATTTACTTCACTCTGCTGCGGCAGTCTCGGTCGAACCGCCTCCTGAGCTTCATGATGATCCTAAACACGAGGTTTCTATCATTGAGCCTCGGGTGGATACCTTACCAGGTGACCTCAGTCAGAGAATGACGGATAGCGATCCAACGAAAGGCTTTGCTTTAGCGACGGCAAACATACAGGCGTATCAAGCGAAGCTTCTTGAGATAGCCGGGGCCAACGCGCAATTTGCTTTTGAATTCGGCCTTAGACTTGCGACGATCAGGTCACCAACTGAATTTTTCGGCGTCATTACGGAATTTACAAGCAGACGGGTCGATATGTTCGCGCAGCATTCGAAAGAACTGGCGGCATATCCGTTCTGGCGCATCAAGCCGCCCCGAGAGCTCACGGCTCTGCCGGGACGATAA
- a CDS encoding extracellular catalytic domain type 1 short-chain-length polyhydroxyalkanoate depolymerase translates to MLNQDIVREATRLTRAGQLVKATALLQRMLQGGRALRPESRSASQARLPRLDPLTIDATADVVEERKAPQIAPARSAQGRRHSLPLDGMRDFSGLGLRSPIKRAPLSPSDIVPEGTRFIAGTFSNAAGSRTYKLFIPSRCQGQRLPLIVMLHGCTQSPDDFAAGTRMNFLAEEQNCFVVYPEQPSGANQAKCWNWFRTGDQRRGGGEPSMIAGITRQIMRDHVIDPKRVYVAGLSAGGAAAAIMGATYSDLYAAVGIHSGLACGAASDLPSAFVAMRQGGGSRAIADGITSVPTIVFHGDRDTTVHPKNGDQIIEQSAGATRPTTKVLRGRVPHGHAYTRTVLIDGAGRAISEHWNIDGAGHAWSGGSPAGSYTDPQGPDATREMLRFFLEHSLGG, encoded by the coding sequence ATGCTGAATCAAGACATAGTCCGCGAAGCAACCCGCCTCACGCGTGCCGGCCAACTGGTCAAGGCCACCGCGCTGCTGCAGCGCATGCTCCAGGGCGGTCGCGCTCTAAGACCGGAGTCTCGCAGCGCCTCTCAGGCTCGGCTCCCGCGGCTCGATCCGCTTACCATCGACGCCACGGCCGACGTCGTCGAGGAGCGGAAAGCTCCGCAGATTGCGCCGGCCCGCTCTGCTCAGGGACGCAGACACTCCTTACCGCTCGACGGCATGCGGGATTTTTCCGGACTCGGCCTGCGCAGTCCGATCAAGCGCGCCCCTCTGTCCCCATCGGACATCGTGCCCGAGGGCACACGGTTTATCGCCGGTACCTTCAGTAACGCCGCGGGAAGCCGGACCTACAAGCTGTTCATCCCAAGCCGCTGTCAGGGACAACGGCTTCCCCTGATCGTCATGCTTCACGGCTGCACCCAGTCGCCGGACGATTTCGCGGCCGGTACCCGGATGAATTTCCTGGCGGAAGAGCAGAATTGCTTCGTGGTCTATCCTGAGCAGCCGAGCGGAGCCAACCAGGCGAAGTGCTGGAACTGGTTTCGCACGGGCGACCAGCGCCGCGGCGGGGGCGAGCCCTCGATGATCGCCGGCATTACCCGCCAGATCATGCGCGACCATGTGATCGATCCGAAGCGCGTATACGTCGCGGGTCTGTCGGCCGGCGGGGCCGCCGCCGCCATCATGGGCGCAACGTATAGCGACCTGTACGCGGCCGTCGGTATTCATTCAGGCCTCGCGTGTGGAGCCGCGAGCGATCTCCCCTCCGCGTTCGTGGCCATGCGGCAGGGAGGCGGCTCCAGGGCAATTGCGGACGGCATAACTTCTGTGCCGACCATCGTTTTCCATGGCGATCGTGACACTACGGTGCATCCAAAGAATGGCGATCAGATTATCGAGCAGTCCGCCGGGGCAACGAGACCGACGACGAAGGTACTTCGCGGACGCGTACCCCACGGCCATGCCTATACTCGCACCGTCCTGATTGACGGGGCCGGTCGGGCGATATCCGAACACTGGAACATCGACGGCGCCGGACACGCGTGGTCAGGCGGCAGCCCCGCCGGGTCCTACACTGATCCGCAAGGACCGGATGCGACGAGGGAAATGCTGCGCTTCTTCCTCGAGCATTCGCTCGGTGGATAG
- a CDS encoding CopG family transcriptional regulator has product MPANVHELRPKAPDTEKITINLGYVDLGHVDLMVQEGFYSNRTDFIRTAIRNQLERHVEVVRQSTARKKLDLGLRNYTREDLEAARRAGEMLQINVLGLATIAQDVTPELARATIASVSVLGALHATPAVKAALADRTR; this is encoded by the coding sequence ATGCCCGCTAATGTGCACGAGCTGCGACCCAAGGCCCCCGACACTGAGAAGATCACGATCAACCTTGGCTATGTCGACCTCGGTCACGTCGATCTTATGGTGCAGGAAGGATTTTATTCGAACCGGACCGATTTCATCCGGACAGCAATCCGGAACCAGCTCGAGCGACACGTAGAGGTCGTCAGACAGTCCACGGCCCGGAAGAAGTTGGACCTCGGGCTGCGCAACTACACTCGCGAGGATCTCGAAGCGGCGCGGCGCGCCGGCGAGATGCTGCAGATCAATGTTTTGGGCTTAGCCACCATCGCCCAGGACGTCACTCCCGAGTTGGCTCGCGCCACAATCGCGTCGGTCTCGGTGCTGGGGGCCCTTCACGCCACTCCCGCGGTCAAGGCCGCACTCGCCGACAGAACGAGGTGA
- the istB gene encoding IS21-like element ISBj11 family helper ATPase IstB: MSTTNVVDTARLNLLLNELRLPAIKALWPQFAEQSDKEGWPAARFLATIAEHEIAERGRRRIERHLVEARLPTGKTFDSFDFEAVPMISKAQMTALAAGDGWLGKGANLLLFGPPGGGKSHLAAAIGLALIENGWRVLFTRTTDLVQKLQVARRELNLEGAINRLDRFDLVILDDLAYVTKDQAETSVLFELISARYERRSLLITANQPFGEWNKVFPDPAMTLAAIDRLVHHATIVEMNVESYRRRTALERKRGPGRPPEHATQKTLA, translated from the coding sequence ATGAGCACAACCAACGTAGTCGACACCGCGCGCCTCAATCTGTTGCTCAACGAGCTGCGGCTGCCCGCCATCAAGGCGCTGTGGCCGCAATTTGCCGAGCAATCCGATAAAGAAGGCTGGCCGGCGGCGCGCTTCCTCGCCACCATTGCCGAGCACGAGATCGCTGAGCGCGGCCGCCGCCGCATCGAGCGCCATCTCGTCGAGGCGCGGCTGCCTACCGGAAAGACCTTTGACAGCTTCGACTTCGAGGCCGTGCCGATGATCTCCAAGGCGCAAATGACCGCACTCGCCGCCGGCGACGGCTGGCTCGGCAAGGGCGCCAATCTGCTGCTGTTTGGTCCGCCCGGTGGAGGCAAGAGCCACTTGGCGGCAGCAATCGGCTTGGCCCTCATCGAGAACGGATGGCGCGTCCTGTTCACCCGCACCACCGATCTCGTGCAGAAGCTCCAGGTGGCTCGCCGCGAGCTCAACCTCGAGGGCGCCATCAACCGCCTCGATCGCTTCGATCTCGTCATCTTGGACGATCTTGCCTATGTCACCAAGGACCAGGCCGAGACCAGTGTGCTGTTCGAGCTCATCAGCGCACGCTACGAGCGACGCTCTTTGCTGATCACCGCCAATCAGCCCTTTGGAGAATGGAACAAGGTCTTTCCGGACCCAGCTATGACCCTCGCGGCGATCGATCGCCTTGTTCACCACGCCACCATCGTCGAGATGAACGTCGAGAGCTATCGCAGGCGGACTGCCCTCGAGCGAAAGCGTGGTCCAGGGCGGCCACCGGAGCACGCGACACAAAAAACGCTCGCTTGA
- the istA gene encoding IS21-like element ISBj11 family transposase — translation MPGRHITDHQMRLYMKYRQTDSPPVAAAKASFSTSTAYRIEKDRRLPSQKKAPRGRRRPDPLARVFETEIAPMLKAAPGVRPVTIFEELLRRHPELGAGIRRTLERRIRAWRAIHGEEQEVIFRQTHEPGQRGLSDFTDMGELGVTIAGVPLDHRLYHFRLAYSGFEHAHVVLGGESFVALAEGLQNALWSLGGAPREHRTDSLSAAFCNLDRDAKDDLTRRYEDLCAHYGMRPSRNNRGIAHENGAIESSHGHLKRAIGDALLLRGTADFDDLAAYRGFIDEIASRRNARNAKRIDSERSALQDLPDRRTSDYEEVIVHVTSSGGFTLRKVFYTVPSRLIGHRLRVRLYDDHLDVFVGGTHLLTLPRGRPHPNGKHDQVVDYRHVIHSLRRKPMALLNLVYRDQLFPREAYRRAFDVLRKRLPDKKACRIMVDLLALAHERGCEAELANQLTADLNDGRLPDLNRLRTHFAPDPAQVPNVVVRLAPLATYECLIGTAEIGGAA, via the coding sequence GTGCCAGGCCGACACATTACCGATCACCAAATGAGGCTCTACATGAAGTACCGTCAGACCGATAGCCCACCCGTGGCCGCCGCCAAGGCTTCGTTCAGCACCTCGACCGCTTACCGGATCGAGAAGGATCGACGCCTTCCGTCGCAGAAGAAGGCTCCCCGCGGCCGTCGCCGGCCAGATCCCTTGGCCCGCGTATTTGAGACAGAGATCGCGCCGATGCTGAAGGCCGCCCCCGGTGTGCGGCCGGTCACGATCTTCGAGGAGTTGCTCCGACGCCATCCCGAGCTCGGCGCCGGCATCCGTCGCACGCTGGAGCGCCGGATCCGGGCCTGGCGGGCGATCCACGGCGAGGAGCAGGAGGTCATCTTCCGCCAGACCCACGAACCCGGTCAGCGCGGCCTGTCCGACTTCACCGACATGGGCGAATTGGGTGTCACGATCGCGGGCGTACCGCTCGACCATCGTCTCTATCACTTCCGGCTGGCCTATTCCGGGTTTGAGCACGCCCATGTCGTGCTCGGCGGTGAGAGCTTCGTCGCTCTGGCCGAAGGCCTGCAGAATGCCTTGTGGTCACTCGGTGGGGCGCCACGGGAGCATCGCACCGACAGCCTGTCGGCCGCCTTTTGCAATCTCGACCGCGACGCCAAAGACGATCTGACGCGGCGATACGAAGACCTCTGTGCCCATTACGGCATGCGGCCTTCCCGCAACAATCGTGGCATCGCCCACGAGAACGGGGCGATCGAGAGTTCGCATGGTCATCTCAAGCGAGCGATCGGCGACGCGCTGTTGCTGCGTGGCACCGCCGACTTCGACGATCTAGCTGCCTATCGTGGCTTCATCGATGAGATCGCCAGCCGCCGCAATGCCCGCAACGCCAAGCGGATCGACAGTGAACGTAGCGCACTTCAGGATCTGCCGGACCGCCGCACGTCGGACTATGAAGAGGTGATCGTCCACGTGACGTCGTCCGGCGGCTTCACCTTGCGCAAGGTGTTCTACACGGTGCCGTCGCGCTTGATCGGCCATCGGCTGCGGGTGCGCCTGTATGACGATCACCTCGACGTGTTTGTCGGCGGCACGCATCTCCTCACCTTGCCGCGCGGGCGGCCGCATCCCAATGGCAAGCACGATCAGGTCGTCGATTATCGGCACGTGATCCATTCCTTGCGGCGCAAGCCGATGGCGCTCCTCAACCTGGTCTACCGCGACCAGCTGTTCCCCCGGGAAGCTTACCGCCGAGCCTTCGACGTCTTGCGCAAACGCTTACCGGACAAGAAGGCCTGCCGGATCATGGTCGATCTCCTCGCACTCGCCCATGAGCGCGGTTGCGAGGCCGAACTCGCCAATCAGCTCACGGCTGACCTGAACGACGGCCGGCTGCCCGACCTCAACCGGCTACGTACTCACTTCGCCCCGGATCCCGCCCAGGTGCCGAACGTCGTGGTACGCCTCGCACCGCTCGCCACCTATGAATGCCTCATCGGTACCGCCGAGATCGGAGGCGCCGCATGA
- a CDS encoding EF-hand domain-containing protein: protein MYTRVLQLTISALILSYGTFGAFAQSQMTPQPDQQQMQSQSHPMGQEGVGTTGHGSMPGGGMMGHMMGRSMMGGGAMGPPFMMRMMFALMDADGDGTISLQEFQAAHERIFKAMDSNKDGKLTLEEMQTFIHGTR from the coding sequence ATGTATACGCGCGTTCTACAACTCACGATATCCGCTCTCATTCTATCGTATGGCACGTTCGGTGCCTTTGCACAGAGCCAAATGACACCGCAACCAGATCAGCAACAAATGCAATCGCAATCGCATCCCATGGGCCAGGAAGGCGTGGGTACGACGGGACACGGAAGCATGCCGGGCGGCGGCATGATGGGACATATGATGGGGCGCAGCATGATGGGTGGAGGCGCGATGGGACCACCTTTTATGATGCGTATGATGTTCGCTCTGATGGACGCCGACGGCGATGGGACCATCTCACTGCAGGAGTTTCAGGCAGCTCACGAACGAATTTTCAAGGCAATGGACAGCAATAAAGATGGCAAGCTTACGTTAGAGGAGATGCAAACGTTCATCCACGGAACCAGGTGA